The Gopherus evgoodei ecotype Sinaloan lineage chromosome 4, rGopEvg1_v1.p, whole genome shotgun sequence nucleotide sequence GCAGCTGTCTTCTGTTGGGCTCCCTGGACCCCACTGTATCTGGAGCAGTGGGAGAGGCTGGAATATGGGATGTGATTGTTAGGTGCATGGCTCCACTGGATCATTCTCCAGCACAGAGAGGGTTGTGGCAGTAGCAGGGCTACTGCAGCAGGCTATGCAACCACTTCTGTGGTCTCAATAGGAAGGGTGGGGAGAGTTCCCTTCCATCATCATCAGCATACAGCCTGATCAGATGAACTCTACTATGGTTCCAGGACAGGTTCTGAAGTTGTGAGAGACATTTCAATAGAATTCAATGATTATTCTGAAGAAGTTGTATGGAAAACACCTGAGAACTGAAAACTGACACCACTTTTGTCCAAtattttcagaagaaaagaaGGGACTGCTTACTCGTTATACACTTTCCAAGCATTGCAGCCATGCTGAGACATTAACTCTAGATTCTCAATCCGAACAGCCTGATGCTCCAGCTGAGCCATTGAGTTATTAACACATTCTTGCCATGCTGTGATATCATTCTTCTGACCAGAGGATGGAGCAGGCAGTTCATACCTGAAATAAAGCCAACCAGAAAAATCTGTCTCCACACACCTCAACTACAATTAAGGTCATTCCATTTAGACCTTCTAGAACCATTTTTGCTCAGAGGTACAAACACTGACCTAGTTTCAAACCTAATGCAGAGAAAGCCATCAGCTCAGAACTAGTCATTAATACACTCCGGATACAGAACAACTTTTATTTGCTCAATTATTATGATTTCAAATGTCGCTGGCTGAGAACCGCAGGCAGTCACTAAATACCTAATTTCTCTCTACTTCTTGTCAGTCTTCTTTGCTGAGATTTTGTAATTTTCTACAGCAACATTTCTCAGTGAACAGACGCAGGCAGCTCCTAaaatcacagggtatgtctacactgcaattaaactccCATGGCTGGCCATGTCATCTGACTCACGCTATGTGGCTGTAAAATTGCGGTACAGACACTGGGCTTGGATTGGAGTCAGGGCTCCGAGACCCTGCGAGGGGGGAACCgtcccagagcctgagcccaaatggctacacagcaattttacagcccaaACCTAGGCCAGCTACAggtgtttaattacagtgtaggcATACACACAGTAAACCTATGGAAACTCTTTTTCCAGCAGGGAAAGATCATCAAGAAGCTGCTGCTGGACACTGACCATTTTTGCACTAATAATGTAGACCCTAAATGTCACCCTTTTATTCTTTTGAAAGCCACAGGTGTGCATTTTAAATAAACCCTATAGCAGTTTCTCTCAAAGTGGGGTCCATggaccctgctgatcaactcctccccctccctcccagcaccttctgCACAACACCAGGTGGGCAGTATGGCTGGTGGCCCAGGTGGCCTGCCAAAGGGGCACCGTGTGCAGGGTTTGCCTGATTCCTATCTgacctgcagagagccagcctggctggaggaggcagcaggcGGAGCAGCAGCGTCTGGATGGGGGGGGACCGAAGCTGCAGGGGGGCAGTTGGACAAAAAAGCCGAGCCATGTGACTTCTCCAGAGCAAGgctgcccctccttccccctgctccactGCCATGTGCAGCTGCTCCTGTTCCTCCCCACACCCTCCCTGAGCCCGTGGCCACTCTGTACTGGGAGCACCCTCCTATCTGCTGTGCAGGGGGAGGCTGATGGTGGCGTGTTaccctcccctccacccatgTACATGGTGTCTCCACTGAGCTGGGGTGATGGGACAAGGGGAATCTCTGtgctctgctgcctctctgggTCCCGCAGCAGCTGCTGGTGTCTGAACAAACCTTCAGGCACCTGACCTTGAGTGCTTTCTTAAAGAGAGCGCGTTCAACATTcactcaggcacacacacactccccccagGTGCAAGGGACAGGAGTGATGGGCGTGCAGGAGGATTAGGGTCACAGGAGAGGAGTACAggagttggggtgaagggggcacagtgcagggttAGGGGCACAAGAGGGAAGTGCAACAGTAGGAGTGAAGGGCGTTCAGGATTAGGAGCACAGGAATTAGGGGCAAAGGGACATAGTGTGGGAGGATAAAGGTTGGGTGGGGAGCCCAtgggggccaggggcaatggggggcaCGCCATGCACACGGGGGCTAGAGCACCAAAATGCAAGTTCGCCCAAGGTGCCActttccctaaggccagccctgcagtCTCTGCGGAACAGCTGCtccccaaagaggatggatctagactcttctcagtggtagctggtgacagaacaaggagtaatggtttcaagttgcagtgggggaggtttgggtcggatattaggaaaaactttttcaacaggagggtggtgaaatctccttcgttagaggcttttaaggtcaggcttaaaaagtcctggctgggatgatttagctggggattggtcctgctttgagcaggaggttggactagatgacctcctgaggtcccttccaaccctgatattctatgattctaggtgcaggaggcgctgggagggagggagaggagtggggctggaagaagtggggtggggccttgggggaaggggtagagtggggaagggctagaatgggggtggggtctAGAGCTGagcagggagtttgggggtccgcaaacattttaaaataaaaatagggtCCTTAGGTTGCTAAAATTTGAAAAATGAAGCCCTATAGTATTATTACATTTGAAACAGACTTTCTATAAAGCACGAACTTCACATCATGATCATATTAGATGAAGATGGGAAGGGGAATTCTAAGGCCTAGAAAAGTTACCACATGCCTAGTCGTCGCTGAGTCTGTGTTACCTACTGTTTACCAGCGACTAGAATCCAAAGAGTAATGCTCAGAACCAGCCATCAAGATAGAGAAAATACAGGAAGGAGTCTTGTAGTCCACTTTTATTTAGTAAGAAACAATGCAACGTGCAACTACTTGTCAAAATAAATGTAATGTGTGAAGTACAGCATGTTATTGCTAGAAATAAAATAGTAGCTTCCCATTTCAAATTGTCAGTATATTTACACAATGGAAAAGGTTATCTGCTGAAACTTAAGGGTGGTCAGCCCATCGTGTGTCTCGGCTggatctctctccactgtggcaATCCTGAGTTTCCAATAAAGAGGGGTTGAAGCTATTTGAACTTGCCAAGAAGTCTAAGGCTCCATGGCTGCATCATCTAAAAAAAGATGTGATTTTGGCTTCTCTGTCCCTCCTGTTAGAAAAGATGACTAtgtgttttaaagaaaagtaGTATCCCTAATTAAAGCTGCAACATTTTCAACAACAAAACAATGCATTATTAAAAGCAGCTTCACAAATAAAGACAGATCTGCACTAAAAATGCTGCTTTGGTGCAGCTACACCAATACAGCCACGCCGTTGTAGCACTTAAGTGAAGacgccaacaggagagcttttcCCCtggttaatccatctccccaacagGCAGTAGCTGTATCAATAGGAGAatctctcccattgacttgatgCTGTCAACACAGGGGGTTAGGtaggtataactatgtcgcttatgggtgtggatttttcataccactGACCTGAGAGACTTAGTTATACCAATATGGGTCTGtactgtagacctggcctaagaatTGTGCACTACACAGCATCCGTCAGCAGGAGCAGGCCTGCCAGGGTCTGGAACGATCCCATTGAGACCAGGCCTTGCCCACTTGCCTCATAGAAGTCACTTGTGCGGACTCTCACTCACCTTTTCATGCTGAGGAGCTCTATGGGTTGCCGGGCTGCCAGGCGCTCAAACTCATTCCGCATAATTTCAGTCTGTTGGTGCAGAGCAGACAGTTACCCACAGCCAAGTACGGGGAAGGAGAGTCCCAGAGTGCTCCCACCCCCAATGGCAAGAGAGACTGGAGACTGTAACGCAGTGACTGAGGGTGGCAGTTCTCTTTGCACCCCAGCCCCACAGTGAGGGCACAGCTGGCATTGTGCTGCAGCAGCCTCCTGGCAGGAGCCTGTAACCAGGAGAATTCAGGGCTTGGCTCTGGCCGCCCACGGCATCTCCCTGACTCACCTCAAAGGCGCTGTAGTCAGGCGTGGGCAGGTAGCTGAGGTAATTCTTAGTGGGCCGGTAGCGTCGcgtctcctcctccaccagggcaGCAGCCTAGAGAGAGAGCGCAGAGTGGAGCAGGGTTAGCGTACTGGGTTTTCCTGCACATGAGCTCTTTAGTGGTCCTCTGATTTCTGTCCGTGCGATTTTTGAAACGTAAAGAAATGTCCAGGATTTTTCTTTGCTAATTGCAAATCAGACTGAGCCGCAGACACCTGCGCCCTCTGCTGCTGGGTCCCCACCATTTCTCTGTCCCCACAGCTGTGCGCACAGGGCGGCTGCCCCATTCTGGTTATGGCCCTTTGTCGCCAAGCCTCGACTGGTCCCTCCCCCGTATCACAACTGCTGGGTCCTGCCCGCCCAGCTAGATAAGTAGAGACACCTGTCCCGCCATAGGGCCTCAGAGCCCGACTGGGAGTGACCAGAATGTCCTggttttataaggacagtcccgattttgggtctttttcttatataggcgcctattacctgccccgtcccgatttttcacacttgctgtccggtcaccctaatCGGGAGGCTCCTACCCTGGGGAGGCGAGGCCCACGGGGAGGCGCTGAATGACGGGCCAGCGCCAGTCACCTTCCACATGACAGGGAGCGACACTGCCCTCACCTTGAGTGAAACTGCAGGTCCCCCCCagttccccctacacacacacacacccaggtcccccctacacacacacaccccgatacacacacacccaggtcccccctacacacacacaccccgatacacacacccccagtcccccctacacacacacacacacaccccagtcccccctacacacacacacacacaccccggtacACACACCCCCAggtcccccctacacacacacacccagacacaTCCCAATACACACACCCAGGTCCCCCCCCCggtcccccctacacacacacacaccggccccccctacacacacacacccctacacacacacacacaccccggtcccccctacacacacacaccccggtacACACACCCCCAGGTCCCccctacatacacacacccaGACACATCCCAATACACACACCCAGGTCCCCCCCCggtcccccctacacacacacaccccggtacACACACCCCCAggtcccccctacacacacacacccagacacaTCCCAATACACACACCCaggtcccccccacacacacacacacaccccggtacacacacacccaggtccCCCCCggtcccccctacacacacacacacaccccggtacacacacacccaggtccCCCCCCggtcccccctacacacacacacccaggtccCCCCCCGgtcctccctacacacacacacaccccggtacacacacacccaggtcccccccccagtgccccctacacacacacacacaccccggtcccccctacacacacacgcacccaggTCCCCCCCCCGTACACCCACGACACCGGCAGTGTccccagggggcggggcccagcACTCACCGCCTCCCGTACGCCTGGCGCCTCGTAGCCCTGGTCGAAGTAGGGCAACGCATCCACAGCCACCTCCCCGGCCACCAGCCCCGGCCCCGACATGGCAGCACTGACCGCGCGCCCCCCTGCGCCTGCGTGGTGGCCCCACGCCACTGCTCTCAGCGCGCCTGCGCCGGCCCCTTGCCCTCGGTGCGCAGGCGCACAGACACGAGCTCCGTCGCTACCCAACGCGCACGCGCAACCTGGAGCGCCTCATCCCGCCAATTCCCGGGCGGCCACGCCCCTCGCACGTGGTGTCTCCTCAGAGGCCGGGAGTTGAGGAGCCGCCCTTGGGGCAGTGGGGTGTGTTGCTGCCCTAGGCTGGCCCATGGAGGGGCTGTTCCCGGCCCTACTGCAGCAAGGGGCTGCGGACAGCAGGATGGGCTCTGTGCTTACCGCCCATGCGCCAGGGCCCAGTGTCAGTGCTGGCACGGGGGAGATGCACAAACGAGCTGGTGGCTAGCCCCCCACAAGCTGGTACTTTATTTAGCCCCCAGAGGCTGGTTTATCAGAGCTCCACTGGTGGTAATAGGCCTGGCCTGAAGGAGCCCTGCTTGCCCCACTCTCAGGGCTGTAGCCGCACaaggcagctgtggggaaaggctccattcACAAAAGTTCCTAGGCAGCGGTGTGGAAAGGCTCCATTCACAAAGTTCCTAAAGGGACATAAGTCCCTGTGTGCAGACATCTCCCTCATTTTACCCACCCCCATCACGCTGGCCTGAGGAGGTGGCAGGATGACTGTCAAGATACAGGTAGCTGCAGCCTCCATTTAGAACCAGCCTCCCTGATCTAGCTCCAGCATGCTGAGTTTATGCTGGGTCACCATTACCCAAAAGGCCACAGTAACAAGTCAACAGGGGCCCTAAAGGCAGTTGTTTTAATGTGTTAAGTATTGTCACACTTTGGACCTGAACACTTACGCTAATTTTTGATTAAATCTAAGCTTGTCAGATAACTAGTTCTGACCTAACCAAAAGATTTTCCaattctgttttaaaagaaagattaaaAGTGAGTTAACATCTAAAGTTTCTTGTCAAAACAAATATCAGCCAGGTATGAAAGATGCTTGAAACCTCCACTTCAGCTCTGATCTCCAGCTAGCAGGCTCTATAGGATAGGAACCTCTACTATTCAGCCATGCACATCATTAACTTACCTCAGATCCTGGCTTCTTGTTGGAGAGACAAAGAAAAAGGCTCTAACCTACAGCCAACTTTGAGGCAGCTGTTTTCAGATATAGACAAACTTCTGAAGAACACCAGCTCATTCTGTTTATAATCTTTGATCTCTGCTTTGTCAGACTAGTTCATGAATTCCATGTGCCAGCTCTTCCACCCAGAGCTGATATTTTCTCAGAGCCCTTAAGTTGACACACCAGAGAAGACTTTTCACTTCACTGTTGGAGTCGCTGTATTATTACACATACTTAGCATTCAGTCAGAGTGTTTCAGTTACATGTAAACAACATTTTATGGGATAGAACTCCATCAGAAACCAGCCTCTAGCTGCAGGCAATGGCCCACAAAGGCCCAGAGAATGGTTTGATTAATTGGCTAAAACATAATAGGGCAACAATATTAATTACTTTGTATAAATAACTggcataaatatataaaatacaaatcCAGGCAGCTACTGTAAACTGTTCAAACCATCATGGGATTGAATTATTATCACCCACTGTATCTGTATTCTTCCCCCACAACAGATGCTGAGGAATCCACATTTCTCAACAGCAGAGAACTAAAATAGCTGTGTTTTGATAGGGTGAGGAAAGGAAGAAATCTCATTTGTCCAACTTTTTAATTCCATGATAAAGGAGCAAAGCAGCTAGAGAGAAAGTTTAGAGgaagaaaggtttttaaaaaccaatccttttttaaaatatatggctCAGCATCTGCATCCTTGAGACACTTTCCTGTCAGCTGCACCAATTCAACATTGTACAGTTGATTTTaatgccaacatttaaaaaaataatgtggctCCCTATGCAAAGATGAAGCCATTTTATTGCAAAAAATTGCAGTTCTGTTTTGTGGAAGTCACCCAGACCAAACTTATAGCAGTAAGTGTATATAAGGTATAGGACAAGCATATTCCATGTGTCTGTGCAGGGTGAGGAGCACTGGGCAGTGTGAAATCAGAATATAGGACAAATCAGCAGAAAATAAGCTGAGATTTTCACTTGGTTTTCAAAATGTAAACCTTTGTGATAAACAGCTGGAAAATACaaattacagtgaatgagaagctatTTCTGAGTTCAGACCAACCAACAAAGAATATGGCTAGGTGCTATCAAAACCATACCCCATGGATGTGGCAGTGCACGTGAAGGAGAGACGGCAAAAGGGAACTGAACAGCAGCCAGAGCAATCTTTCCAGCTCCTGAGGCAGCCCTGTGAACCCTCTGTGTATGCCAGTATTTGCACAGCCCGTTCCCTGGACCCAGCATGACCAACAGCCCTGTCTCATGATTACATTAGCTTAATCCTTAAATGCTGAATTGGTATTaatcaaacaaaaaacttttcttAAAGAATGACTCATCAGGCCAAGCAGCAAAAATACAGAGTCTGAAGCTTCACGGAAAAAAAGCTCCTCTTTAAATTCCCTATCAGTGGGGATGAGGTGATTAGCATCTCCAGCATCAAGTTCTCCAGCTGCATCCATTTCCAGTTGCCTCCACAACACTCCAGTGAAACCAGGCATAGGAAGTTGATGGATTGTACTAATTTTTTTGTGTCCATTTTCTTCCAGTATTTGAGCTTTCCATGGACTGAGCTGCATCTCAGTAAGTATGTCCAAATTGTGCATCAGACAAGGCGGCAGCATTTGTATGCAAAACTCCTCTTTATGTCCCAGTGATGACTACATCCCTCTTCCGTGTTTCAGCACCTGTGTTTTCACTTCCTCTGaagaaatttcattttatttcctatAGAGAAAATGAAAGACAAAATTAGAGTCTGAAGAGGCTCCAGAATCAAAAGTTAAATAGAATGTCTTAAGTTTCAAAGCCATGTAAACCATCTTGGCCAACAGAATCAGTTTGAGATGGAAAGTGACTTAAGGCTCTTTAGTTCATTCTcagccaatgcaggattgttcccaaaTGCTTCATCTGGCCCTGTTTTATATGTCTTCAAGTATGGGGCTACCATCATTCATTTTAGCCAAAGATTTCTCACCATGCATGGTGAGAAGTACCAAGTGGCACTGGCAGGGGATAGATTTGTAAAGAAATGAGTTGCAGCTCATTTTGAGCATTCTGGGGAATTAGCAGCACCTGAGAAAAGTAAAAGACTATGCAAGGTAGAAAATGTGCTCCCCTTTTGGCCACATTCTGCCTGCTCAGTGGACACCTTTATATGCAGGCTCAACAACTGACCTGGccaacaacaaaaccaaacaaacatttaCCCAGACTGCGAAGAATTTTGTTCATTCCGCTTGGTTCTGTCTCCGGAATGGTCTCCAAATACTCCAAGGCACGGACCTCAAACAGGCCTAGGGAAGAAAAATATCATTTAGTCACTTGAGCTGCAGTCTGCAAAGAAATGGAACAAGCCACACCATTGATAACAAAAAGCATAATCTATTCGAGCCCCATCTTGCAGGCACAAACTTCTGCTAATGTAATGTAATTAGGatctacaggatcaggcccaaaaatGAGATTCTGCTTTTCACTTGAGAAATATGTTGGCTTAGTAGAGATCATTTCTGTTTGAAAATGAGAAGGGTTAAAAGCTATCAGCACCTTTCAGAGCCCAGTAACTCCTGCATTACATTAGCCAAAGTGCCAAGAGGGCAGATGGCAAGCATTGAGCTTGGAACTGTACTATGATTAGGATCCCTCAGTCTCTTCTGAATCAGCTTCTAAGGATTTAAAATCATACAAGAGAATCCTTGCAGGGTCATTTTGATATATACATTTCTCATTTTACACAAAAGTGACTTATGCACCAGAAAAGTGAGATGAAGCAGCTGGAATTGCAGGTCTCACCTTTGACCCCACTCTTACGGAGTTCCCGATCCTGTATGAATCCTGCAAACATCTGTGTTTCCATGAACAGATCCAGGAAATGGCGCACATTGCGGGAGGTGTGGGACTTTCGGAATGGCTCTCGCTGGAACACCCGCTCTCCCTTCTCTGTGACATTCATGTGCAAGGAGTAATGTCCTACAATCTCCACAAAGAACTGTACAAAGGCCTCAGAGACCAGAGAGTTCAGAGTTACATCACCTACCAAGAGGACACAAAAGTCATTATTTCACACTGCAGCAGTGTCCTGGGAGAATCTCTTTCACTCCTCCTAAAACCCCAGCAGACTAACAGCCATTCTGCCTGAATAGGGCTAGATGGGTCACCACCATTGGATGGGTGGTAACATATAGGAATTGCACCAGACACAAATTGATATCAGAACTTTGAGTGATTGCTTAGTACAGACCTGCTGATGAACTTGCCTGGAATGACTCACTGCTTTGAGATAAGTTTAAAAGCTACTGTATAAAACTTGGATTCTGCACATAGTGTGTCAGACTACACTCTGAAGTACAGAAACTCTTATCTCTGTTTAATGAAGAGCActctggtcccttctgaccttaaagtctaagattctatgattacACAAACTCAAAAATACCACCAAGAGAACAGGCGCGGTCTTACGTGGATCAGGCAAATCTAGGGCACTGCATTTctcattctgcttttttttttttttaaataataatccaCCCAAATAGAAAAGCTTCTCTCAGTGAGATCACATGGAAATAACTTGTTAGCACGTGGCCCCAGCCATTTTCCACCATTTATCTTTAATTTGCAGGTTCTCTCATTTCAACCAGAGAAAATCTCTCAGGCTTCCATATAGCGCAAACACTTTGATACAATTACCTTGTGCGTAAATCTGCTCCTGGAACAAAATTTCATTTCGTTCCTCCAAAATCTGTACAAGCGCGGCCTGGAGTTTATGAGGTAGGATCTCATCCTCGTCTGATACCTAAACAAAGAGATGACTCTTATGGCACATGTATTACATCTCACATCATGACAGACTGTCCACGTCGAACAGAGAAAGGGATGCTTGTGACATGCTAGTTTAAGTGATCATATAGGAGTTACTCTTATGTAGTGTCCACATGTATTGACAGCAAAGAATGTGTGCCTTGTAGCCGCAGAAATGAAAACATGTCAAGCAAATATAAACATTTAAACCAGATACTTAAAGTAGCTAAATTCAAGTTCCCATATAACAAATACTCAATACAAAACAAGACTTTCACGTCTGACACACCCAGTATGCAGATCCAGATTCTGAACATGCCCATGATAAAACACCAAACAAAATTTATTGTGGAGAAAGAGCAAATTAAAAGGTCAGTCTTGGTGAGGAACTGATCCTTTAATACCTGTGTCTATCAGACTCCATGTGCTGGCTGCAATGCAAAGTAGAACAGTGAGTCAGAGAATTCTCAACTGGGAAAAAAAGGCAATAAGATCATATCAGTACCACACTGGAAATGGAACTGCTTCAACAAGGACTTTTATAGTCTCTGTAGGACTTTATAAGAGTAAGTCAAAGAAAAAATGAGGAATATTGTCCTGTGAACCAAGTATAACAAGTCAGGAAAGTCACTTAaacctctttgcctcagtttccccttgtttTGAAGATAATACAGAGTTGCCTCCTGGGGTATCAAAATGCTTAGCCAAATTTGTATGGCACTAAAGTGTGAAGTGCTAGTGAAGTAATATTATCTGAAAAGGAACTACAATCAAGTGGAATATTAAATCATCCAGCATTCTAAAATTAACAAACAGCTAAGAGAATGCACTATGACCACTAATCCCAAACAACATAATGCTTTATTTCTACCTAGGGAATTGTTACACACCCACTAAACAATACTTTAACATGTATATACAACAACTctcatttgaggatctcaaagcatttttcaaACAGAGAATATTTGAGACTAGCATAAAATCCCAAGTGAGCAGTGGTGAtttctcagaaaaaaacaaagtttAGGAAACAAACTGACTAGACAATAAGGATAGAAACCTTGTGGAGAACAAATGCCCAGAATAGAAGAGAGGCCACAACACAGGCAGGAAAATTGTGCCGTTGGGAAACAATTAAATATCTAGGCCCTAAACAGAATAAAGCACCTCAAAATGCAACTGGCAAAACTACCAAATTAAAAGTGTGATGCTAAACTATGAGCAAAAAGGCCCCTGAAAACTCATGTTTGGAAAAGATAATAACGTTGCTATTACAATTATGTTGTTCCCCATGACTTTCCTACTCAAGTAAAAAGTAAAGGTTATCCTAAATTATTCATTAACATGATTCATATATACTTAATTGTAATATTAAACTATAAAGAAAATTGCTGAATGGTAGAAAATAAAGGGTTACGTTTAGTCAGTTTAATGTTGATGTACTGTTAATGATTTATAACagaatggaaaacaaaaaattatgaAAGTTTGGGTAAATGTATATCtggatatatatataatgttaaaTAGTGTTGACTGAAGGAAAGCTAATGAAAATGTAATGTGTATAGATATAAGAAACCAAGTGAACGAAGGCTCAAGCTGGAGAATACCAGTCCAGAAATTGAGATGATCATCATGAAATGTAGAAGAGCTCCCTGGTACCCTGGAAATCAGTAGCTTGCGCTCCTACCTGTTCCGTCTTTTCTGTCTACTCTgttttttatacatatatatgatCAAAAATTAGAACTGACAATATtctgtttgaaaatgtataaagGGAAAAACTGATTAAGCCTAAATTGAGTGGACTCATGCCTCAGTTTTCAACCTTACAACGCCCAACTATCTCATTCCACATCAATCTCAGCTGCCTTACCTTGAACAGAACGCCAGAGTGAGTTCAAAACAACACAGAAGCCTAGTGTTCTTACTCCACATAGAGAAAGCACTTACAGATATCTGGGCCAGCCCTAAGCATAAGCCAAGTAAGTAGTACGTTGATTGAGGGTCACGTATGCCATCCAAACTCTGGAACTTGCAGGCCAGTACCATCTCCCTCTAACAGAGAATCAGAAGGAAGGCACCACTTAGTCCTATCTTTGAAACCCTGCAGATCTAAGTCTGTTTGGGCTGGTACTTGGTTGGGTTTCTTGCACATATTTATCCTGTGATGCCCTACAGAGTGACCCTTTGCCCTATATGCTGGGCAGCCATCAGAAAGGTTATTTCACTCACCTGTTGCAGAAAGCTGTCAGCACAAAGATCAACAATCAGTACCTGGGGAAAAAGAAGCAGACACATTAACCATTATTATGCCTAGCTCAAGTATGAACTATGCAGCTATAGAGAGAAAAGCACCAGTCACAGAACCACGCAAGCCGCACAGACACAAACCTATCAAGTCTttcaaaacagtgaaaattaagGAATTTAGAAAATAAAAGCCTGTGGAACATTGATAAGTGGCTGGCAAGTCACCAGCAGATTCTGTGTGCACCATATTAAGGGAGAATTTAGtatgtttgcaaaataaaacaatccACCGAACTCCTCCCACATGGTTGGTAGGCCAGCAGCATCTGAACTACCCCTTGCATCTGAACTACCCCTTGCATTTCCTCTGTAATATCCCCAAGTCTCACCTCTTCTATGGGCAGGTCCTGGAGCTGCGGTAAGGAGCAAGAAAGAATGCCAATAAGGAATGGGGTTGGAGAGCAGACAATATCGATCATGGATGCTGGTAGAACAGGAATGTAGGTGTGTTGCCAAGTGAAGGGGTAAAGTGTTGCTACCACAGCATGGCCACATTTAGACAAGGTGCTAGAGGGAGAGAAAAACCACCTAATGAATTGTCAGCATGTTAAATGGTCAGATCCCAGCTACAGAGTTAAGTGACAAGTGCCCAGTACTCAGGGAAAAAACTTAAT carries:
- the BCAS2 gene encoding pre-mRNA-splicing factor SPF27; translation: MSGPGLVAGEVAVDALPYFDQGYEAPGVREAAAALVEEETRRYRPTKNYLSYLPTPDYSAFETEIMRNEFERLAARQPIELLSMKRYELPAPSSGQKNDITAWQECVNNSMAQLEHQAVRIENLELMSQHGCNAWKVYNEHLVHMIEQAQKELQKLRKNIQDLNWQRKNMQLTAGSKLREMESTWVSLVSKNYEIERTIVQLENEILQIKQQHGEANKENIEQDF